In Nocardia sp. NBC_00403, the DNA window TACGGATTCCGACGAAGCGGCCGTGCAGCTGGTGGCGTTCACCGATGCCGGTGGCACGCTGGTGGACACCTCCCCCGCCTACGGCGGCGGTGCGGCGCAACGGATCCTGGCCGAGCTGCTCGGTGACCTGGTCTCGCGTGACGATCTGGTGCTCAGTGGTTGTGCCGGTGTGCTGCCGAGGATTTCGCCTGCGCCCGCAGGTCCGTCGGTGCCCGAGCCGGAACCGGCCCGCCCGACGGTGGACACCTCGCGGCGCACCCTGCTGCGTCAACTCGACCGGACGCTGCTCGAGCTCGGCACCGACTACCTCGACATCTGGAACGTCGCCGCCTGGGATCCGCGGACCCCACTCGACGAAGTCGCGGCGACCCTCGAATTCGCGGTGCGCTCGGGGCGGGTCCGGTACGCGGGCGTGCGCGGGTTCGGCGCCTGGCAGTTGGCCAGTCTCGCCGCCATTGCGCCGATCTCCGTCGCGCAGGCGCCGTATTCGCTGCTAGCGCGCGGCTCCGAGGGTTCTTTCCTGCCTGCGGCCGATCACCACGGCGTCGGACTGATCGCGTCCGCCCCGTTGGCGGGCGGCATCCTCACCGGTAAATACCGTGACGGTGTGCCCGCCGATTCGCGGGGCGCGGACGAGGCGACCGCTGCCGAGATCCGCCACCGGCTCGACGAGCGCGCAACCCGGGTCGTGGACGCATTGGTCACCGCCGCCGACGGCCTGGCCACCTCGCCGCTCGCGGTGGCGCTTGCGTGGATTCGGGATCGCCCCGGCGTCGCGAGCATGATCGTCGGCGCCCGCGACATCGGGCAGCTCACCGGTGTGCTCGCCGCGGAGGCTCTCGAACTGCCGCGTGCCATCGCGGCCGCTCTGGACGACGTCAGCGCACGCACGGAATGACGCAAGTTAGCCTTGCCTGCATGAGGTGTGTGACGTCGAGGCATTCAGCTTCTCCGGCGTGCTTGTCCGCAGCCGCGCCCGTCCAGGCGCGACCGATCGGCGGCGTCCGAAGTGGATGGGAGCGTGCGGTCTATGCCGTCCTCGCGCTGACCATCCTCGTCGGGGTCGCCGCGTGCGGCACCGGCAGCGATGCCACGACCTCCGGGCGTCAGGGACAGAGCACTGCCACGCTGGCGAATCTCGACCCCACGCCGATCGGGCCGGAACCGACCCCGACCCTGCCTGCGACGGTGCGGTCGTTCGACGGCTCCGAGGTCACCGTCACCAGCGCGAGCCGCATTATCGCCGCCGACCGCTACGGCACCCTCGCGCAGATCGTGTGGGCGTTGGGCCTGGGTCCCAAAATCGTCGGCCGCAGCACCGCTGCCTCGTTCCCCGCGGTGCAGAACGTGCCCAACGTGACCGGCGGCAGCGGTTCGCTGAACGTGGAATCCATTCTGGCGCTGCGTCCTTCGGTGTTCCTCACCGACAGCACCAGCGCCGCGCCCGCAGTGCGCGAGCAGTTGCGCGCGGCAGGTGTCACCGTCGTGTACTTCGACCCGCAACGCACGATGGACGGTGTGGTGCCCCAGATCGAGGCCGTCGCAGGCGCCCTCGGCGTTCCCGACAGCGGGCAGGCTCTCGCCCAGCGCACCCGCGACGAGATCGCCGCTGCGAGCGCCGCCGTCCCGAGGCAGGACAAGCCCCTCACCATCGCCTTCCTCTACCTGCGCAGCACCGCCATCACCATGCTCGCTGGCCCCGGCTCCGGCGCGGATGCACTCATCGCCGCATTGGGTGCCAAGGACGCGGGCGCCGTGGCAGGACTGAAGGAACCCTTCGTCGCGATCACCAGCGAGGCCATGATCGGCGCCGCCCCCGACGTGCTGCTCGTCATGACCGACGGCCTGCATTCGGTCGGCGGCGTCGACGGATTGGAGAAGGTCCCCGGCATCGCGCAAACTCCCGCAGGCCGCAACCGACGTGTGGTCGACATGTCCGACGCGGTCCTGCTGAGCTTCGGCCCGAACACCGGCCGCGTCATCGCAGCCCTGAGCGAGGCCGTGTACGGCACCCGACCGGCATGAGCACGGGCGGTGAGCAAGTAGTCGATGGAACGGACTCGGGTCCGTTCGAAGCAGCTTCTGGTGTATTCGGCATCGAAGCCGGTCTATTCGGCACGAGTTCGAGCCTCATCGGAACGACCGCCCCGGCGGTCCGGGCAACCGACCCGTTCGGCACGAACCTGTTCGGGGCGGTGTCGGGTCGAAGAGCCACCGCCCGCGACCGCAATGGCATGTCCCAGGCGGTGCAGACCGGCACAGATTCCGGCCGGATCGCCGCAGAGTCTCGAAGGAACGGAAGCCCGAGGCCGGTGGCAGCACGCACAGGCGAGGTGCTGTGGTGAGTGGAGCGACGTCGGGGAGCACCTCGATCGATCGGTCGATGCCGCACAGCCCGCAGCCGACTGCTCCGAAATCCCGTGGCCGTTCGCGCACCGCGATCGTCTTCGTTGTCGCGGTGGCCGTGCTGGTTCTGCTCGCACTGGCTTCCGCTGCGATCGGGCAGGTGCCGACCACGCCCGCCGAGGTGGCGGGCAGTGTGGTGCATCGGATCGGCCTGGACTGGGGGCCGATGCCCGCCCATCCTGCCGGTGAGGTGACGTTGTGGCAGGTCCGTTTCCCGCGGGTGGTGCTGGCGATGCTGGTGGGCGCGGCATTGGCGACAGCGGGTGCATTGTTGCAGGGCGTGTTCGCCAATCCGCTCGCCGAGCCCGGTGTGATCGGAGTGTCGGCGGGTGCCGCAGTCGGTGCGGGGACCGTGATCGTGTTCGGCGGCGCGTTCGTCGCCGCGTGGTCGGTCGCGGCGGCGGCGTTCGTGGCGGGTCTGGCAACCACCCTGCTCGTGTATGTGCTTGCCCGATCCAATGGGCGCACCGAGGTGGTCACCCTGGTGCTCACCGGCGTCGCGATCAATGCCTTCGCAGGCGGCCTCATCGCCTTCCTGCTGTTCGTCGCTTCTCCCGCCGCCCGCGATCAGATCGTGTTCTGGCAACTGGGCAGCCTCAACGGCGCCACCTGGGCCTCGGTGCGCGTGGTCGCGCCACTCACCGCTGTCGGCGTGCTCGCCGCGATCTTCATCGCACCGCGCCTGGACCTGCTGGCCCTCGGCGAGTCCGCCGCCCGCCATCTGGGTGTCGACGTAGAACGCTTGCGCCGCAACGTCATCCTGGTCGTCGCGATCCTGGCCACCGCGGGCGTCGCCTTCACCGGCATCATCCTGTTCGTCGGCTTGATCGTCCCGCACCTGGTCCGCATGCTCGTCGGCCCCGCGCACCGCGTCCTGATCCCCTTGAGCGCCATCATCGGCGCGGTGGTCCTGCTCGCCGCCGACGTGGGCGCCCGCTCCCTCGTCGACAACGCTGACCTCCCCCTCGGCATGCTCACCTCCCTCATCGGCGGCCCCTTTTTCTTCTGGCTGCTGCGCCGAACACGCGCCCGCGCGGGAGGATGGGCATGACCGGCTCATCGACGCGTTTCCCGCGTACCTCGGCCACGGCTTCTGCGCCGGTAAACGGCTGGTGGTCGTTTCGTGGCGGCTGCCGCCAGAGCACTGACCGGAGTTTCGATGGCGCGGCACGGTCGGAACAGTCCCGACAGGCTCTGCTGCTTGCTGCGGACTCGAACATGTCCTCCCGCACTGAGCGGCGCGACCGCGCCGTCCCGGGACGTCCCCGCAAGTTCGGTCCGCACAGCGCGCAATCAAACCAGTCATCCAGCACTGGGCGACGTGGCGACCGGAGTCACCGTGTGACAGGCATGCCCTGCGGTCTCGATGGGGTCCTTGCCTGGACGGACGAATCGCCTGCGACAACCGGCCGCGTGGCCGAGTTGGTCATTGGGGGCGACACATGAGCGGCATGCGGCACGGGCTCGGCGGGGTTTTTGCGCGGACGCACGAGCTGCCGGTAGCGCACGAACGGGATTCGGTCACGCTGCGCGCTGTCGGTGTGAGCATCGATCGACGTGATGCCACCGGATCGGGAAGTCGTCGTGTGCTCGAGGCGGTGAACTTCGAGGTCGTTGCCGGGCAGGTCGTCGCATTGGTGGGCCCGAACGGTGCCGGCAAGTCCACGTTGCTTGCCGCCCTTGCGGGCGAGCTCGCCCCGGCCGAAGGGGCGGTCGAACTCGACGGGCGGTCGTTGGCCCACTGGTCTGCGCTCGATATGGCGCGCCGGCGCGCCGTACTCCCGCAGAGCCACACCGTCGGGTTCCCGTTCACCGCGCGCGAAGTTGTCGCCATGGGACGTGCGCCGTGGGTGCGCACCCGACTTCGTGCGCTCGATAACGAGAAGATCGCCGCCGCCATGGCCGCCACCGACGTGGAACACCTTGCGGCCCGGTCATTTCCGACACTGTCGGGCGGCGAACGCGCGCGCGTCGCGCTGGCCCGCGTCCTCGCCCAGGACACCGCAACCCTGCTTCTGGACGAGCCCACCGCCGCCCTGGACCTCGGCCATCAGGAGGCCGTGCTGAACCTCGCAACCACCCGTGCCGATGAAGGCGCGGCCGTTGTCGTCGTCCTGCACGACCTCGGCATCGCCGCCGCCTACGCCGATCGTGTCGCCGTTCTGGAATCCGGCCGTGTCGCTGCCGATGGCCCGCCTCGCGCCGTCCTCACCACCGAACTGCTCAGTCGCGTTTACCAACACCCCGTCGAGGTACTCGACCACCCGGTAACCGGCGCCCAACTCGTCCTGCCGGTCCGCCGCTGAGCCGTACAGTCCTCCGGTCGAAGCTGTCATGACGTGGGTCGGGGAGTAAAAGAACCGACGAGCGTGGTTGCCGCGAGCACTGAAGCAACGCTCGGCCACGGACTTGGACGCCGTGCGTACGCACCGGCGCCCGGATGTTGTCCTGCCGAGAGGCAGTATGAATCGGGCCCTCGTGATCGGCGTCGGAGGATGGCTATTGTGACCTACCGTGTGATTGGCCGGCAGCGGCACGGATCTAGCGGCGGTCACGCGCTGTCGGGAAGACTTCCGCCTGCCCGATATCGACAATCAATCCACCCTGCGCACCGGCGCGCACCGCGGCCGTGATCGCCCACATCGCGAAGAATCCGGCACCGGCGATCGGTCCGGCCACCTGACACCAGGCGAGCGCGCCACCGCCGAACCACAACAATTCGAGGGCCAGACGCCATCCGCCGTACAGCTGAAATCTCGCGGTCGTCCCGGCACCGAACAGCGCCCACATGAGGGTGAACAGTGCGGGCGCGCCCAGACCCGCGACGATCCGGGTTGCAGTGCCTGAAGGCAGGGTGAACCCCCAGATTCCCACCCCCACAAGCACCCCCAGCTCCAGCAGGAACACCACAACCAGATTCGCACCCTTGATCGCACGCACGATCGCTCTCCTTCGGCTCAGCGCCAGATCAGTTTCAGCACCGCGGGCGTCAACAACATGCGGATCACTGTCGCGTCGATGATCAGCGCGGCGATCATGCCGTAGGCGATGTACTTCATCAGCACCAGGTCGGAGAAGCCGAACGCGCCGGTCACCACGATGAGGATCGCCGCGGCGGAAGTGATGACGCCGCCGGTGTGGGCAATGCCGTAGCGGATCGCCTCGGGTGGGTCGGCGCCGCCCGCGCGGGCCTCGGCCATGCGCGAGAGCAGGAAGACTTCGTAGTCGGTGGACAGTCCGAAGATGACCGTCACGATCAGCGCCAGCACCGCGAACATCAGTGGCCCCGGGGTGAAATGGAAGATCCCCGCGCCGTGGCCTTGCACGAAAATCCAGGTGAGGATGCCCAGCGTGGAGCCTAGACTCAGTGCACTCATGAGGACGGCCTTGAGCGCGAGGACGAAGGATCGGAACGCGGCGTACATCAGTCCCAGCGCGGCGACCACCAGGATCGCGGCCAGTACCGGTAGCCCGTCGAGCAGTCCGTTGATGCTGTCGCGCTCCAGCGCAGGCACACCCGCGACCATGACCTCGACGCCGGGTGGTTCGGGGATGGCGCGCAGTGCGGCGATCACCGCGTCGGCGTCACGCTTGTCGGCGAGGCCCGCGTTCAACACATT includes these proteins:
- a CDS encoding aldo/keto reductase, whose amino-acid sequence is MEQRTVGRSGLRVSRIGLATHTWGSHTDSDEAAVQLVAFTDAGGTLVDTSPAYGGGAAQRILAELLGDLVSRDDLVLSGCAGVLPRISPAPAGPSVPEPEPARPTVDTSRRTLLRQLDRTLLELGTDYLDIWNVAAWDPRTPLDEVAATLEFAVRSGRVRYAGVRGFGAWQLASLAAIAPISVAQAPYSLLARGSEGSFLPAADHHGVGLIASAPLAGGILTGKYRDGVPADSRGADEATAAEIRHRLDERATRVVDALVTAADGLATSPLAVALAWIRDRPGVASMIVGARDIGQLTGVLAAEALELPRAIAAALDDVSARTE
- a CDS encoding heme/hemin ABC transporter substrate-binding protein, which produces MSAAAPVQARPIGGVRSGWERAVYAVLALTILVGVAACGTGSDATTSGRQGQSTATLANLDPTPIGPEPTPTLPATVRSFDGSEVTVTSASRIIAADRYGTLAQIVWALGLGPKIVGRSTAASFPAVQNVPNVTGGSGSLNVESILALRPSVFLTDSTSAAPAVREQLRAAGVTVVYFDPQRTMDGVVPQIEAVAGALGVPDSGQALAQRTRDEIAAASAAVPRQDKPLTIAFLYLRSTAITMLAGPGSGADALIAALGAKDAGAVAGLKEPFVAITSEAMIGAAPDVLLVMTDGLHSVGGVDGLEKVPGIAQTPAGRNRRVVDMSDAVLLSFGPNTGRVIAALSEAVYGTRPA
- a CDS encoding FecCD family ABC transporter permease, with amino-acid sequence MPHSPQPTAPKSRGRSRTAIVFVVAVAVLVLLALASAAIGQVPTTPAEVAGSVVHRIGLDWGPMPAHPAGEVTLWQVRFPRVVLAMLVGAALATAGALLQGVFANPLAEPGVIGVSAGAAVGAGTVIVFGGAFVAAWSVAAAAFVAGLATTLLVYVLARSNGRTEVVTLVLTGVAINAFAGGLIAFLLFVASPAARDQIVFWQLGSLNGATWASVRVVAPLTAVGVLAAIFIAPRLDLLALGESAARHLGVDVERLRRNVILVVAILATAGVAFTGIILFVGLIVPHLVRMLVGPAHRVLIPLSAIIGAVVLLAADVGARSLVDNADLPLGMLTSLIGGPFFFWLLRRTRARAGGWA
- a CDS encoding heme ABC transporter ATP-binding protein; this encodes MSGMRHGLGGVFARTHELPVAHERDSVTLRAVGVSIDRRDATGSGSRRVLEAVNFEVVAGQVVALVGPNGAGKSTLLAALAGELAPAEGAVELDGRSLAHWSALDMARRRAVLPQSHTVGFPFTAREVVAMGRAPWVRTRLRALDNEKIAAAMAATDVEHLAARSFPTLSGGERARVALARVLAQDTATLLLDEPTAALDLGHQEAVLNLATTRADEGAAVVVVLHDLGIAAAYADRVAVLESGRVAADGPPRAVLTTELLSRVYQHPVEVLDHPVTGAQLVLPVRR
- a CDS encoding YrdB family protein, with protein sequence MRAIKGANLVVVFLLELGVLVGVGIWGFTLPSGTATRIVAGLGAPALFTLMWALFGAGTTARFQLYGGWRLALELLWFGGGALAWCQVAGPIAGAGFFAMWAITAAVRAGAQGGLIVDIGQAEVFPTARDRR